A genomic window from Planococcus rifietoensis includes:
- a CDS encoding CBS domain-containing protein produces the protein MKIAEIMTTDVETCPPTVTIQDIAAKMREINVGSIPICEEGRIVGIVTDRDIVLRGIAEELGADALISEIFSETLITGTEEMLVEEAASLMARHQIRRLPIVRQEQVIGIVSLGDIAVRGKAPREAEAALEKVSEPAKPRR, from the coding sequence ATGAAAATAGCGGAAATAATGACAACTGATGTAGAAACTTGCCCGCCAACTGTAACGATTCAAGACATTGCCGCCAAGATGCGTGAAATTAATGTCGGGTCGATTCCAATTTGTGAAGAAGGACGGATTGTCGGCATCGTCACGGATCGTGACATTGTCCTGAGAGGCATCGCCGAAGAGCTCGGGGCAGATGCGCTGATTTCAGAAATTTTCTCGGAAACCTTGATCACCGGAACGGAAGAGATGCTGGTTGAGGAGGCGGCTTCGTTGATGGCGAGGCACCAAATCCGCCGGTTGCCGATCGTGCGGCAAGAACAAGTCATCGGCATCGTCTCGCTCGGCGATATCGCAGTAAGAGGCAAAGCGCCGCGTGAAGCGGAGGCCGCGCTCGAAAAAGTTTCAGAACCGGCCAAGCCGCGCCGTTGA
- a CDS encoding DUF779 domain-containing protein has translation MTERVIATDAALELINTLKEKHGPLMFHQSGGCCDGSSPMCYPKGDLMVGDQDVLMGVIGDSEFYMHKSQFDYWSHTQLIIDVVPGRGGMFSLEGAEGKRFLTRSRVFTAEETEELQKQ, from the coding sequence ATGACAGAACGGGTAATCGCCACAGACGCCGCCTTGGAGCTGATCAACACGTTAAAGGAAAAGCACGGGCCATTGATGTTTCATCAATCGGGAGGCTGCTGCGACGGCAGTTCTCCGATGTGCTATCCAAAAGGTGATTTGATGGTTGGCGATCAGGACGTATTGATGGGTGTCATCGGCGACAGCGAGTTTTATATGCACAAGAGCCAGTTTGATTATTGGAGCCATACACAATTGATCATTGATGTTGTGCCTGGGCGCGGCGGGATGTTTTCACTTGAAGGAGCAGAAGGAAAGCGATTCTTGACCCGTTCGCGCGTCTTCACGGCAGAAGAAACTGAAGAACTGCAAAAACAATAA
- a CDS encoding Fic/DOC family protein has product MSKYQHTSMYCYPGTDVLVNAFDIRDEDKLKELETVYALYRLSELQLKKPKDPTDLNVFLDIHRCLLQDVYPFAGKLREEMTSKGSSTFAHPKHLASQLKQLFDELAEESYLKRMGKDVFIQRLAHYLAELNALHPFREGNGRAVREFARQLALNAGYLLDWAKIEEPAHIINAFVDSFNKDNERLEVLLGEIIN; this is encoded by the coding sequence ATGTCTAAATACCAGCACACGTCCATGTATTGCTACCCTGGAACCGATGTGTTGGTGAATGCATTCGATATCCGGGACGAAGACAAGCTGAAGGAATTGGAAACGGTCTACGCGCTTTACCGCTTGTCGGAACTGCAATTAAAAAAGCCGAAAGACCCAACGGATCTCAACGTGTTTCTCGATATCCACCGCTGCCTGTTGCAGGACGTCTATCCGTTTGCCGGAAAGCTGCGAGAGGAAATGACGTCTAAAGGAAGTTCGACATTCGCCCATCCCAAACACTTGGCCAGCCAGCTGAAGCAGCTTTTCGATGAATTGGCTGAAGAGTCTTATTTGAAGAGGATGGGCAAAGACGTTTTTATTCAGCGCCTCGCCCATTATTTGGCGGAATTGAATGCGCTCCATCCTTTCCGTGAAGGCAATGGCAGGGCGGTCCGCGAATTCGCCCGCCAACTCGCATTGAATGCCGGCTACCTGTTGGATTGGGCGAAGATTGAAGAACCTGCCCATATCATTAACGCATTTGTGGACTCTTTTAATAAAGACAATGAACGTTTGGAAGTTTTATTGGGTGAAATCATCAATTGA
- a CDS encoding SurA N-terminal domain-containing protein, whose translation MIKKWFLGLSLGTSLIVLSACGGADESAENENAQPETEEQAPSGEESAGQPEMPEPDLEGVPDVVAEVNGEEVSKEEFETAYTGQFQQAAMQAQMSGQEIDQNQLKKQLAESMVGQKLLVQEAENQELTASDEEVDQTLEQLAQQNGLESKDEFLSALNEQGMAEDEVMSQIETQVKVDQLIAESAGDTDPSNEELEAAYEQLKAQQEQMGSEEELPAFDELKPDLEEQVKMQKENEATQTLVAELREKADVTINL comes from the coding sequence ATGATTAAAAAATGGTTTTTAGGCCTATCCCTTGGTACATCGCTCATTGTATTGTCAGCATGCGGCGGTGCCGATGAATCCGCAGAAAACGAAAACGCGCAACCTGAAACTGAAGAACAAGCCCCTAGCGGCGAGGAAAGTGCCGGGCAACCGGAAATGCCAGAGCCTGATTTGGAAGGCGTCCCTGACGTCGTGGCAGAAGTGAACGGCGAAGAAGTCAGCAAAGAGGAATTTGAAACAGCCTATACCGGGCAATTCCAGCAAGCGGCCATGCAAGCACAAATGTCCGGCCAGGAAATCGACCAGAATCAATTGAAAAAACAATTAGCTGAAAGCATGGTCGGCCAGAAATTGCTCGTTCAGGAAGCTGAAAATCAAGAACTGACCGCGTCCGATGAAGAAGTGGACCAAACTTTGGAACAGTTGGCACAGCAAAATGGGCTCGAATCGAAAGATGAATTCCTATCAGCCTTAAACGAGCAAGGCATGGCGGAAGATGAAGTCATGTCCCAAATCGAAACTCAAGTGAAAGTGGACCAGCTGATCGCTGAATCCGCCGGAGATACCGACCCTAGCAACGAAGAATTGGAAGCAGCCTATGAGCAACTCAAAGCCCAGCAAGAACAAATGGGCAGCGAAGAAGAACTCCCTGCTTTTGATGAACTGAAACCAGACCTTGAAGAACAAGTCAAAATGCAAAAAGAAAACGAAGCTACCCAAACACTTGTAGCGGAGCTGCGTGAAAAAGCAGACGTCACGATTAATCTTTAA
- a CDS encoding AraC family ligand binding domain-containing protein, producing the protein METKETPNVLDEKVKNSAAVLQMANAKVMNIQLRKGESIPEHHADAEVVIVVRKGRVQFTSEGETLEATPENVLHLAPMEKHQLLAAEDSDLLVFQIKA; encoded by the coding sequence ATGGAAACGAAAGAAACCCCGAATGTATTGGATGAGAAAGTAAAGAATAGTGCCGCTGTGCTGCAGATGGCCAATGCCAAAGTCATGAACATTCAATTGCGCAAGGGTGAATCCATCCCGGAACATCATGCGGATGCAGAAGTGGTGATCGTGGTGCGGAAAGGGCGTGTGCAGTTCACGTCGGAAGGCGAAACGCTAGAAGCAACGCCGGAAAACGTTCTGCATCTCGCCCCAATGGAAAAGCACCAGCTGTTGGCAGCGGAGGACAGCGACTTATTGGTCTTTCAAATTAAGGCGTAA
- the rluF gene encoding 23S rRNA pseudouridine(2604) synthase RluF translates to MRINKFLSETGITSRRGADKFIEAGRVEINGQKAELGSKVDPEDEVRVDGKPVQQPKRAYVYLALNKPVGITSTTERHIEGNIVDFINHPERIFHVGRLDKDSEGLILMTNDGDIVNEILRAEHEHEKEYIVTVDKPVTDEFLEKMESGVEILDTVTLPAKAERIAKHVFKLTLQQGLNRQIRRMCSALGYDVKRLQRIRIMNIRLGNLKAGEWRDLTEEEKQELFRQLDYQPKR, encoded by the coding sequence ATGCGAATCAATAAATTTCTCAGTGAGACAGGCATCACCTCGCGTCGCGGGGCGGATAAATTCATCGAAGCGGGACGTGTCGAGATCAATGGCCAAAAAGCGGAGCTCGGTAGCAAAGTCGACCCGGAAGACGAAGTACGCGTCGATGGCAAACCGGTCCAGCAGCCAAAGCGTGCGTACGTTTACTTGGCGCTGAATAAACCAGTCGGCATCACCAGCACAACCGAACGCCACATCGAAGGCAATATCGTCGACTTCATCAACCACCCGGAACGCATCTTCCATGTCGGGCGGCTCGATAAAGATTCGGAAGGGCTTATCCTTATGACAAATGACGGCGACATCGTCAATGAAATCCTGCGGGCCGAGCACGAACATGAAAAAGAATACATCGTGACGGTCGATAAACCGGTTACCGATGAATTTTTGGAGAAGATGGAAAGCGGCGTCGAGATTCTCGACACGGTGACGCTTCCCGCCAAAGCCGAACGGATCGCTAAGCACGTATTCAAACTGACCTTGCAGCAAGGGCTCAACCGGCAGATCCGCCGCATGTGTTCAGCGCTCGGCTACGATGTGAAACGCCTGCAGCGCATCCGCATCATGAACATCCGCCTCGGCAATTTGAAGGCCGGCGAATGGCGCGACCTGACAGAAGAAGAAAAACAGGAACTGTTCCGCCAGCTCGATTACCAACCGAAACGCTAA
- the adh gene encoding aldehyde dehydrogenase, whose translation MVYAVPNTDGAKVNFKEQYDNYINGGWQAPKNGQYFENLSPVNGKVFTKVARSSAEDVESALDAAHAAKEAWGKTSTTERGNILLKIADRMEENLEMLAVAETWDNGKAVRETLNADMPLAIDHFRYFAGAIRAQEGGISQIDNDTVAYHFHEPLGVVGQIIPWNFPLLMAVWKLAPALAAGNCVVLKPAEQTPVSILVWAELVGDLLPPGVLNIVNGFGIETGKPLASSPRISKIAFTGETTTGRMIMQYASQNLIPVTLELGGKSPNIFFKDVMDQDDAFLDKAVEGFVMFALNQGEVCTCPSRALIQEDIYEEFMKRAIKRVEEIKTGNPLDPATMMGAQASTEQLEKIQSYLEIGKQEGAEVLAGGDRNRLEGDLSEGFYIQPTVFKGDNKMRIFQEEIFGPVLAVATFKTKEEAMEIANDTLYGLGAGIWTRDTNTAYRFGRGIQAGRVWTNCYHQYPAHAAFGGYKMSGFGRENHLMMLSHYQNTKNMLVSYSEDKLGFF comes from the coding sequence ATGGTATATGCAGTTCCAAACACAGATGGTGCAAAAGTAAATTTTAAAGAGCAATATGATAATTATATAAACGGTGGATGGCAGGCGCCGAAAAACGGGCAGTATTTCGAAAACCTATCACCGGTAAACGGCAAAGTGTTCACAAAAGTGGCGCGTTCAAGTGCAGAGGACGTTGAGTCGGCGCTGGACGCTGCACATGCTGCGAAAGAAGCATGGGGGAAAACGTCCACGACAGAACGCGGCAACATCCTCTTAAAGATTGCCGACCGCATGGAAGAGAACTTGGAAATGCTTGCGGTCGCTGAAACTTGGGATAACGGGAAAGCGGTCCGTGAAACCTTGAATGCTGATATGCCGCTCGCTATCGACCATTTCCGTTATTTTGCCGGCGCGATTCGCGCGCAAGAAGGCGGAATCAGCCAAATCGACAACGACACGGTCGCTTATCACTTCCATGAGCCGCTCGGCGTAGTCGGCCAAATCATCCCTTGGAACTTCCCGCTTCTCATGGCGGTATGGAAATTGGCCCCTGCGCTTGCAGCAGGAAACTGCGTCGTCTTGAAGCCGGCTGAACAAACACCGGTCAGCATACTTGTATGGGCTGAATTGGTTGGTGATCTGCTGCCTCCGGGCGTCCTGAACATCGTCAACGGGTTTGGGATCGAAACAGGCAAGCCGCTTGCATCGAGCCCGCGCATCAGCAAAATCGCCTTTACCGGTGAAACGACGACTGGCCGCATGATCATGCAGTATGCGTCTCAAAACCTCATTCCGGTGACGCTCGAGCTGGGCGGAAAATCACCGAACATCTTCTTCAAGGATGTCATGGACCAGGACGATGCATTCCTTGATAAAGCGGTGGAAGGCTTCGTCATGTTCGCCTTGAACCAAGGTGAGGTATGTACATGCCCATCCCGTGCCTTGATCCAGGAAGATATTTACGAGGAATTCATGAAGCGCGCCATTAAACGCGTGGAAGAAATCAAGACCGGCAACCCGCTGGATCCGGCGACGATGATGGGAGCGCAAGCATCCACTGAGCAATTGGAGAAAATCCAATCCTATCTCGAGATCGGCAAGCAGGAAGGCGCAGAAGTGCTGGCAGGAGGAGACCGCAACCGACTGGAAGGCGATCTTTCAGAAGGCTTCTATATCCAGCCGACAGTTTTCAAAGGCGATAACAAAATGCGTATTTTCCAGGAAGAGATTTTTGGTCCTGTCCTCGCAGTCGCTACATTCAAAACAAAAGAAGAGGCGATGGAAATCGCCAACGATACGCTTTACGGCCTTGGGGCTGGCATTTGGACGCGCGACACGAATACGGCTTATCGTTTCGGCCGCGGCATCCAGGCGGGGCGTGTATGGACAAACTGTTACCATCAGTATCCTGCACACGCAGCGTTCGGCGGCTACAAAATGTCCGGGTTCGGGCGTGAAAATCATTTGATGATGCTCAGCCATTACCAAAACACGAAGAACATGCTCGTCAGCTATAGCGAAGACAAGCTTGGGTTCTTCTGA
- a CDS encoding DUF6904 family protein — MLSMKTTPNHTGVKISGDYFDLDELNQAIYKVIGKEGEYHGYEGSRLRILGVSYEIRHAAQGDRNVEFVFNGLHENTKKQHGFIAPDKNIYFSAEVLWPELLYAAYALRDFVRLYGDKRGDLLADTYTPVIAKFQALVLECLQGHVPGEEYAAILEAFRKSPSVNEYAVQYVDLLNLKYIGMNRQQREKSLSAIAMKLTLQDSEYQAFRKQVIDAAAPGKQPIHEIGIQAKYPEQVEW, encoded by the coding sequence ATGCTAAGCATGAAAACGACGCCGAACCATACCGGCGTCAAGATCAGCGGAGATTATTTCGATTTGGATGAACTGAACCAAGCCATCTACAAAGTCATCGGCAAAGAAGGCGAATACCACGGCTATGAAGGGTCGCGTTTGCGGATACTTGGCGTTTCCTACGAAATCCGCCACGCCGCACAAGGCGACCGCAATGTCGAGTTCGTCTTCAATGGCTTACATGAGAACACGAAAAAACAGCACGGCTTTATCGCCCCCGACAAGAACATTTATTTCTCGGCGGAGGTGCTATGGCCAGAGCTTTTGTATGCCGCTTATGCACTCCGTGATTTCGTCCGGCTATACGGCGACAAGCGCGGCGACTTGCTGGCTGACACCTACACCCCGGTGATTGCAAAATTCCAGGCGCTTGTCCTTGAGTGCCTGCAAGGCCATGTGCCGGGTGAAGAATATGCAGCGATCCTGGAAGCGTTCCGCAAATCGCCTTCGGTCAATGAGTATGCCGTGCAATACGTCGACCTGTTGAATTTGAAATACATTGGCATGAACAGGCAGCAGCGTGAAAAAAGCCTATCTGCCATCGCCATGAAACTCACACTCCAGGATTCTGAATACCAAGCATTTCGCAAACAAGTCATCGACGCGGCGGCTCCTGGAAAACAGCCGATCCACGAAATCGGTATCCAGGCAAAATACCCCGAGCAAGTAGAATGGTAA